Proteins co-encoded in one Candidatus Omnitrophota bacterium genomic window:
- the pilM gene encoding type IV pilus assembly protein PilM, whose amino-acid sequence MNKKRVDQRIKKRISSVLKNIPPEKKSKEPRLKKPIFSIFSRKSTREQIGKLSPLFRATSLKKPMPPDESLKPKFSKGSIKNIRLFIKEKVKSWASAFMKSLGFTRELTNVWGLDIGTDCIKLLKMSHEKEQPVLIKLSCEIIPSRFHNAGPQRSEYIKQILKKMVLKHQAGGEVVNCAISNPLLTVRVVKVPPMAEQEISKAIRQRLVQQYRIDLDKEIARFVILGEKEDRNVKQMQILTITVPREIITAQFNLVKQSGLKPIVIEPDYFSLVFSYLENHQYKPEEVIMLLNIGARYSSFSFVSNGNLNFNRSILFGSNELLSALVNNLNISFQEAEKKLKTFGIPMTDWHYLTSRDNKEASSEESMFFRAMQVALEKIITEFHNTLNFYFYQLSGSAAQKLDKILISGGGSKIKNFKEFLNLRLEIPVETLDSLKNVQIADKIDKKLIEEFSGQLDVVIGLVLRKII is encoded by the coding sequence ATGAATAAAAAAAGAGTGGATCAAAGAATTAAAAAAAGAATAAGCTCGGTATTAAAAAACATTCCTCCAGAGAAAAAATCGAAAGAACCCAGGCTCAAAAAACCTATTTTCTCTATTTTTTCCAGAAAATCAACCCGGGAGCAGATCGGGAAGCTTTCACCTCTTTTCCGGGCAACTTCGCTAAAAAAGCCCATGCCCCCGGATGAGTCTTTAAAACCAAAATTTTCCAAAGGCAGTATAAAAAATATCCGCCTTTTTATCAAAGAAAAAGTCAAATCCTGGGCAAGCGCATTTATGAAGAGTTTAGGTTTCACCCGGGAATTGACAAATGTCTGGGGTTTGGATATCGGAACAGACTGCATAAAACTGCTAAAGATGTCCCACGAAAAAGAACAGCCTGTTTTAATAAAACTTTCCTGCGAAATTATCCCTTCCAGGTTTCATAACGCAGGCCCCCAGCGCAGCGAATATATAAAACAGATTTTAAAAAAAATGGTTCTAAAGCATCAAGCAGGAGGAGAAGTTGTAAATTGCGCAATCAGCAATCCGCTGTTAACCGTCCGCGTTGTTAAAGTACCGCCGATGGCTGAGCAGGAAATTTCCAAAGCAATCAGGCAAAGGCTTGTTCAACAATACAGAATTGATTTAGATAAAGAGATAGCCAGATTCGTAATTTTAGGAGAGAAAGAAGACAGGAATGTTAAACAGATGCAGATACTGACTATTACTGTTCCCAGGGAAATAATTACGGCACAATTTAATTTGGTCAAACAGAGCGGATTGAAACCCATTGTCATTGAACCGGACTATTTTTCACTCGTTTTTTCTTACCTCGAAAATCATCAATACAAACCGGAAGAGGTCATTATGCTTTTGAACATTGGAGCCCGATACAGTTCTTTTAGCTTTGTCAGCAACGGTAATTTGAATTTTAACCGCAGTATTTTGTTCGGAAGCAATGAATTGCTGTCTGCCCTGGTCAATAATCTGAACATTTCTTTTCAGGAAGCGGAAAAAAAATTAAAGACATTTGGTATTCCCATGACAGATTGGCATTATCTTACCTCCCGGGATAATAAGGAAGCTTCTTCGGAAGAATCAATGTTTTTTAGAGCAATGCAGGTTGCTCTGGAAAAAATAATCACTGAATTTCATAATACCCTTAACTTTTATTTTTATCAGTTATCTGGTTCAGCCGCGCAAAAGCTTGATAAAATTCTAATCAGCGGAGGCGGCAGTAAAATAAAAAATTTTAAGGAATTTTTAAATCTCCGTTTGGAGATACCGGTGGAAACACTCGATTCTCTTAAGAATGTACAAATTGCAGATAAGATTGACAAGAAGTTAATCGAGGAGTTTTCCGGACAATTAGATGTAGTAATTGGTTTAGTCCTGAGAAAGATAATTTAA
- a CDS encoding PilN domain-containing protein — protein sequence MQRINLIPEEIVLKPTIQFKSRVLLSKLLFLPLLVAFFCAVDAFPQFATIRNLQDRLKTAEEKCIAAVKRLEDTVAGESHLQGQIEEWEQKTVLLKEEKSSLEQELKAVIKWSDVLIELSRITSENTWLDKILLDKDILTIEGFTLSNLKVSEFLKSLENSPLFNEVEFRSTERKKLEEREEDIIEFRIIGKLH from the coding sequence ATGCAGAGAATTAATCTCATCCCTGAGGAAATTGTCCTAAAACCGACGATTCAGTTTAAAAGCAGGGTATTGTTAAGCAAGCTTTTGTTTTTACCCTTGCTGGTGGCGTTTTTTTGTGCTGTCGATGCCTTTCCCCAATTTGCCACAATTCGTAACTTGCAGGATAGATTAAAGACAGCAGAAGAAAAGTGTATTGCCGCCGTCAAAAGACTGGAGGACACCGTTGCGGGTGAAAGTCATCTTCAGGGGCAAATAGAGGAATGGGAACAAAAAACGGTCTTACTTAAAGAAGAAAAAAGCAGTCTTGAGCAGGAATTAAAAGCGGTAATTAAATGGTCGGATGTATTGATTGAATTAAGCAGAATAACTTCTGAAAATACATGGTTAGACAAGATACTTTTAGATAAAGATATTTTAACAATAGAGGGTTTTACGCTTTCCAACTTAAAAGTAAGCGAGTTTTTAAAAAGTCTGGAAAATTCTCCGCTTTTTAACGAGGTTGAATTTAGGTCCACGGAACGTAAGAAACTGGAAGAAAGAGAAGAAGATATTATTGAGTTCCGGATAATTGGCAAATTGCATTAG